A genomic window from Streptomyces sp. NBC_01429 includes:
- the efeB gene encoding iron uptake transporter deferrochelatase/peroxidase subunit yields the protein MSDTRQNQDRTPALSGTDADGVTGDSTGDTRPAAISRRRLLGTAGAAGAAGLALGTVGGATGYAAGRPEPVAALTTIGTGSVPFHGAHQPGITTPMHAGGHLVAFDLLPGAGRKEAAALLRRWSASARALMAGEPATSGTGTSGGKGAKAPSVGHDTGIALDAGPSSLTVTFGFGHSFFGRTGLADRRPAALDPLPAFSSDRLDARRSEGDLWIQIGSDDALVAFHALRTLQKDAGAAARVRWQMSGFNRSPGATPHPMTSRNLMGQIDGTGNPKPSEPDYDQRIFVPANPPAGTPDWMAGGSYAVVRRIRMLLDDWENLSVGAQEHVIGRRKSDGAPLTGGTETTEMDLDRMGSDGKPVIPVNAHARISKPEANGGAAMLRRPFSFHDGIGADGTPDAGLLFVCWQADPLKGFVPVQRKLDRGDALSAFIRHESSGLYAVPGGARQGEYVGQRLLES from the coding sequence GTGAGCGACACCCGACAGAACCAGGACCGCACCCCCGCCCTCTCGGGCACCGACGCCGACGGCGTCACCGGGGACAGCACCGGTGACACCCGCCCCGCCGCCATCTCCCGGCGGCGGCTGCTCGGCACGGCGGGCGCCGCCGGCGCCGCTGGACTGGCGCTCGGCACGGTCGGCGGCGCCACCGGCTACGCGGCCGGGCGCCCCGAGCCGGTGGCCGCTCTGACCACCATCGGCACGGGCTCCGTCCCCTTTCACGGCGCCCACCAGCCCGGCATCACCACCCCGATGCACGCCGGCGGCCATCTGGTCGCCTTCGACCTGCTCCCGGGCGCGGGCCGCAAGGAAGCCGCCGCGCTGCTGCGCCGCTGGTCGGCCTCGGCGCGGGCCCTGATGGCCGGCGAACCGGCCACGAGCGGCACGGGAACGTCCGGCGGAAAGGGCGCTAAGGCCCCCTCCGTGGGCCACGACACGGGCATCGCCCTGGACGCGGGACCGTCCTCCCTCACCGTCACATTCGGTTTCGGCCACAGCTTCTTCGGCCGCACCGGCCTGGCCGACCGGCGCCCCGCCGCCCTGGACCCGCTGCCCGCCTTCTCCTCCGACCGTCTCGACGCCCGGCGCAGCGAGGGCGACCTGTGGATCCAGATCGGCTCCGACGACGCGCTGGTCGCCTTCCACGCCCTGCGCACCCTCCAGAAGGACGCGGGCGCTGCGGCCCGGGTGCGCTGGCAGATGAGCGGCTTCAACCGGTCGCCCGGCGCGACCCCGCACCCCATGACCAGCCGCAATCTGATGGGCCAGATCGACGGCACCGGCAACCCGAAACCGTCGGAACCGGACTACGACCAGCGGATCTTCGTCCCCGCGAACCCGCCGGCCGGCACCCCCGACTGGATGGCGGGCGGCTCCTACGCGGTGGTGCGGCGGATCCGCATGCTCCTCGACGACTGGGAGAACCTCAGCGTGGGCGCGCAGGAGCACGTGATCGGCCGCCGCAAGTCCGACGGCGCCCCGCTCACCGGCGGCACGGAGACCACCGAGATGGACCTCGACCGGATGGGCTCCGACGGAAAGCCCGTCATTCCCGTCAACGCGCACGCCCGGATCTCCAAGCCCGAGGCGAACGGCGGAGCCGCGATGCTGCGCCGCCCGTTCTCCTTCCACGACGGGATCGGCGCCGACGGCACACCGGACGCGGGACTGCTCTTCGTGTGCTGGCAGGCCGACCCCCTCAAGGGCTTCGTGCCCGTACAGCGCAAGCTCGACCGCGGAGACGCGCTGTCGGCGTTCATCCGCCACGAGTCGAGCGGCCTGTACGCGGTGCCCGGGGGCGCGCGGCAGGGGGAGTACGTGGGTCAGCGGCTGCTGGAGTCGTGA
- a CDS encoding copper resistance protein CopC, which yields MTATAPRFGAAGPTRAISLVRLLLVSTVLIGTVFTVLSGTASAHAALTGSTPEDGAVVATAPKDITLSFSEQVALGDDSIRVLDPDSKRADTGKVLDLSGGGSVRYGVDLNPDLADGTYTVAWRAVSADSHPISGAFTFSIGAPSETTAALPTEQAGGGLVGTLYDIARYVSYAGYILLVGGAAFILCCWQRGASVRPLQRLVVQGWLTLTGATLVLLLLRSPYTGSGKLADAFDLNGLQDVLATKTGAALVSRLLLLGAAALIIAVLFGAYAKREAPAAEGESEQETSERESRQSKEKKDLTFGLAMGGTVVAAGIAGTWALAEHASTGIQPGLAMPMDVLHLLAVATWLGGLTALLVALYRAPFIESAAVRRFSRTAFISVVVLAATGLYQSWRQVGSWSALGETSYGQLLLVKIGLVALMVGIAWFSRRWTGRLAERPEPESEPESDSSESKSKSEEETAVTGGTTSDEAAEATEATEGTEAVVAATEPETGRTTGTAATTTAFGGSERATQLARQKAALATARQKRNRDVDPVRTGLRHSVLAEAGVAVVLLAVTTVLTSTEPGRTAEQEASRTGGTASATGEQKEPVSLSVPFDTGGAKGRGTVRLTLDPASPGANVMDVQVDGPDGKPLDVPEVKAAFTLKAKKIGPLPITPERTGAGRWKADPVLIPMPGEWQLQLTVRTSDIDQTTIDKNVKIG from the coding sequence ATGACAGCCACCGCCCCGCGCTTCGGAGCCGCCGGCCCCACCAGAGCCATATCCCTGGTGCGCCTGCTGCTCGTCTCCACGGTGCTCATCGGCACCGTCTTCACCGTGCTCTCCGGTACGGCGTCGGCGCATGCCGCGCTGACCGGCAGCACCCCCGAGGACGGGGCGGTGGTCGCCACCGCGCCCAAGGACATCACCCTCTCCTTCTCCGAACAGGTCGCGCTGGGCGACGACTCGATCCGCGTACTCGATCCGGACAGCAAGCGCGCCGACACCGGGAAGGTCCTCGACCTGAGCGGTGGCGGCAGCGTGCGGTACGGCGTCGACCTCAACCCCGATCTGGCCGACGGCACCTACACCGTCGCCTGGCGGGCCGTCTCGGCCGACAGCCACCCCATCTCCGGCGCCTTCACCTTCTCCATCGGAGCCCCCTCGGAGACCACCGCAGCCCTGCCCACCGAACAGGCCGGCGGCGGACTGGTCGGCACCCTGTACGACATCGCGCGCTACGTCTCGTACGCCGGCTACATCCTGCTCGTCGGCGGCGCCGCCTTCATCCTCTGCTGCTGGCAGCGCGGCGCCTCCGTACGGCCCCTGCAACGCCTCGTCGTCCAGGGCTGGCTGACCCTGACCGGAGCCACGCTCGTCCTGCTGCTTCTGCGCAGCCCGTACACCGGCTCGGGCAAGCTGGCGGACGCCTTCGACCTGAACGGGCTCCAGGACGTCCTGGCGACCAAGACCGGCGCGGCCCTCGTCTCCCGGCTGCTGCTCCTCGGCGCGGCCGCACTGATCATCGCCGTCCTCTTCGGCGCGTACGCCAAGCGCGAGGCGCCCGCGGCAGAGGGGGAGAGCGAGCAGGAGACCAGCGAGCGGGAGAGCCGGCAGAGCAAGGAGAAGAAGGACCTCACCTTCGGCCTCGCCATGGGCGGCACCGTCGTCGCGGCCGGGATCGCCGGAACCTGGGCGCTCGCCGAGCACGCCTCGACCGGGATCCAGCCCGGACTCGCCATGCCCATGGACGTCCTGCATCTGCTGGCGGTGGCCACCTGGCTCGGCGGCCTCACCGCGCTGCTGGTCGCTCTCTACCGGGCACCCTTCATAGAGAGCGCGGCGGTACGGCGCTTCTCCCGCACCGCCTTCATCAGCGTCGTGGTGCTCGCCGCGACCGGGCTCTACCAGTCCTGGCGTCAGGTCGGATCGTGGTCGGCGCTCGGGGAAACGTCATACGGACAGCTCCTTCTGGTCAAGATCGGGCTCGTCGCCCTGATGGTCGGTATCGCTTGGTTCTCCAGGAGGTGGACGGGACGGCTGGCAGAACGGCCGGAGCCGGAGTCGGAGCCGGAGTCGGATTCATCGGAGTCGAAGTCGAAGTCGGAGGAGGAAACGGCCGTCACGGGCGGGACCACCTCGGACGAAGCGGCCGAGGCGACCGAGGCGACCGAGGGGACCGAGGCGGTCGTGGCCGCGACGGAACCGGAGACCGGGAGGACGACCGGGACCGCCGCGACGACAACCGCCTTTGGTGGCAGTGAGAGAGCTACCCAGCTCGCCCGCCAGAAAGCCGCATTGGCGACCGCACGCCAGAAACGGAACCGCGACGTCGATCCCGTACGCACCGGACTGCGTCATTCCGTACTGGCGGAGGCCGGCGTCGCCGTGGTACTCCTCGCCGTCACGACCGTACTGACCTCGACCGAGCCCGGCCGCACCGCCGAGCAGGAGGCGAGCAGAACCGGCGGTACGGCCTCGGCCACCGGCGAGCAGAAGGAACCCGTCAGCCTCAGCGTGCCCTTCGACACCGGCGGCGCGAAGGGCAGGGGCACCGTACGGCTCACCCTCGACCCGGCCTCCCCCGGCGCCAACGTGATGGACGTCCAAGTCGACGGGCCCGACGGAAAGCCGCTGGACGTGCCCGAGGTCAAGGCCGCTTTCACACTCAAGGCCAAGAAGATCGGCCCGCTGCCCATCACCCCGGAACGCACCGGCGCCGGGCGCTGGAAAGCGGACCCCGTGCTGATCCCGATGCCGGGCGAGTGGCAGCTCCAGCTGACCGTACGGACCTCCGACATCGACCAGACCACCATCGACAAGAACGTCAAGATCGGCTGA
- a CDS encoding copper chaperone PCu(A)C has protein sequence MRRAPLALCGGLTAALVLAVTGCSSSSASSSDSDASGGTPRLKVSGGYMPKPVSDMAAGFLTVTNSGRSADRLTSITSDISDDVTIHRTENAKMREVKSFDIPADGELDLERGGNHIMFANLKKRPSQGQEVGIELHFEKTDPIKVELPVKEINYNPATH, from the coding sequence ATCCGCCGCGCGCCCCTGGCACTCTGCGGCGGCCTCACGGCCGCCCTGGTCCTGGCCGTGACCGGCTGCTCCTCGTCGTCCGCCTCCTCTTCCGATTCCGACGCCTCCGGCGGCACGCCCCGGCTGAAGGTCAGCGGCGGCTACATGCCCAAGCCCGTCAGCGACATGGCGGCCGGCTTCCTCACCGTCACCAACAGCGGCCGCTCCGCCGACCGGCTCACCTCCATCACCAGTGACATCTCGGACGACGTCACGATCCACCGGACCGAGAACGCGAAGATGCGGGAGGTGAAGTCCTTCGACATCCCCGCCGACGGCGAGCTGGATCTCGAACGCGGGGGCAACCACATCATGTTCGCGAACCTCAAAAAGCGGCCCTCCCAGGGGCAGGAAGTCGGCATCGAGCTGCACTTCGAGAAGACCGACCCGATCAAGGTCGAACTTCCCGTGAAGGAGATCAACTACAACCCGGCCACCCACTGA
- a CDS encoding SCO family protein, giving the protein MRKKTVTTVAALTVAAALTLTACGSGDDSASKPIADISASAKTQAATVLDQPFKKPNLVLTDTKGKPYDLREATKGKPTLVYFGYTNCPDVCPLTMSNIAIAMKSLSKADREKLQVVFVTTDPERDTSAELAKWLPSAGDPSFIGLTGDFPTIQAGARQLGIGIDAPKKEKDGTVTSMHGTQVIAFSPKTDAGYVLYGEDATADDYAKDLPKLVKGENP; this is encoded by the coding sequence ATGCGCAAGAAGACCGTGACCACCGTCGCCGCCCTCACCGTCGCGGCGGCCCTCACCCTGACCGCCTGCGGCAGCGGTGACGACTCCGCCTCGAAGCCGATCGCCGACATCTCCGCCTCGGCGAAGACCCAGGCCGCGACCGTGCTCGACCAGCCGTTCAAGAAGCCGAACCTCGTCCTCACGGACACCAAGGGCAAGCCGTACGACCTCCGTGAGGCCACCAAGGGCAAGCCGACGCTGGTCTACTTCGGCTACACCAACTGCCCGGACGTCTGTCCGCTGACGATGAGCAACATCGCCATCGCCATGAAGTCGCTCTCCAAGGCCGACCGGGAGAAGCTCCAGGTCGTCTTCGTCACCACCGACCCCGAGCGGGACACCTCCGCCGAACTCGCCAAGTGGCTGCCGAGCGCGGGCGATCCGTCCTTCATCGGGCTCACCGGCGACTTCCCCACCATCCAGGCGGGCGCCCGTCAGCTCGGCATCGGCATCGACGCGCCCAAGAAGGAGAAGGACGGCACCGTCACCTCCATGCACGGCACCCAGGTCATCGCGTTCTCCCCGAAGACCGACGCCGGGTATGTCCTGTACGGCGAGGACGCCACCGCCGACGACTACGCCAAGGACCTGCCGAAGCTCGTCAAGGGGGAGAACCCGTGA
- a CDS encoding YcnI family protein: MSSASASTRNISRVCVAGGIAASALLLLAGPASAHVSVQPQGEAAKGGYATINFKVPNERDDSATVKVEVNFPADHPLASVMPQPVAGWDIKVTKDKLAKPLKMHGNTITEAVSKVTWTATGGKTGPGIGAGQFQQFPLSVGQLPEDADQLVFKALQTYDNKEVVRWIEEPKEGAEEPESPAPVLKLTAATGDEHGTTDKATAETDAKQADADRDTASASTSAASADSSDTTARVLGIIGIVIGVGGVAYGVLAGRRRGNA; this comes from the coding sequence ATGTCCTCGGCCTCGGCCTCGACCAGAAACATCTCCCGCGTCTGCGTCGCCGGCGGTATCGCCGCGAGCGCGCTGCTGCTGCTGGCGGGTCCCGCGTCCGCACACGTCAGCGTGCAGCCGCAGGGCGAGGCCGCCAAGGGCGGTTACGCCACGATCAACTTCAAGGTCCCCAACGAGCGCGACGACTCGGCCACCGTCAAGGTCGAAGTCAACTTCCCGGCCGACCACCCGCTGGCGTCCGTCATGCCGCAGCCGGTGGCCGGCTGGGACATCAAGGTCACCAAGGACAAGCTGGCGAAGCCGCTGAAGATGCACGGCAACACCATCACCGAGGCCGTCTCCAAGGTCACCTGGACCGCGACCGGCGGCAAGACGGGACCGGGGATCGGCGCGGGCCAGTTCCAGCAGTTCCCGCTCTCCGTCGGACAGCTTCCCGAGGACGCCGACCAGCTGGTCTTCAAGGCCCTCCAGACGTACGACAACAAGGAAGTCGTCCGCTGGATCGAGGAGCCCAAGGAAGGCGCCGAGGAGCCCGAGAGCCCCGCGCCGGTCCTGAAGCTCACGGCCGCCACCGGCGACGAGCACGGCACTACGGACAAGGCAACGGCCGAGACCGACGCCAAGCAGGCCGACGCGGACCGCGACACCGCCTCCGCCTCGACGTCCGCTGCCTCCGCCGACAGCAGCGACACCACCGCCCGCGTCCTCGGCATCATCGGGATCGTCATCGGCGTGGGCGGGGTCGCGTACGGAGTCCTGGCCGGCCGCCGCCGCGGCAACGCCTGA
- a CDS encoding ATP-binding protein has protein sequence MSIWWSLHLRREAASVPLARRLLLGTMETAGVDPDVCFDLSVALSEACANAVEHGGVQGPGEAPGAYRVTAYLDGELCRIEVSDSGPGFPARRLTRRAAPAPAVAPAPTPGPMSAPASTPAVAPAPAPAPAPAPAPVVLASAPAPPTAALMAESGRGLCLIEQLTDHVYVRNQPGHGAVVSFDKILKWREDALLRAV, from the coding sequence ATGAGCATCTGGTGGTCTCTCCACTTGCGGCGCGAAGCCGCGAGCGTTCCGCTCGCCCGGCGCCTGCTGCTCGGCACCATGGAGACCGCCGGTGTCGATCCGGACGTCTGCTTCGATCTGTCCGTCGCCCTCAGCGAGGCCTGCGCGAACGCGGTGGAGCACGGCGGCGTCCAGGGCCCCGGCGAGGCGCCGGGGGCGTACCGGGTGACCGCCTATCTGGACGGCGAGTTGTGCCGTATCGAGGTGTCCGACTCGGGGCCCGGCTTTCCCGCCCGTCGGCTGACGCGCCGCGCCGCGCCCGCTCCGGCCGTTGCTCCGGCTCCCACGCCCGGTCCCATGTCCGCCCCCGCCTCCACGCCCGCTGTCGCGCCCGCTCCCGCGCCCGCTCCCGCGCCCGCTCCCGCGCCCGTCGTGCTCGCTTCCGCGCCGGCGCCGCCGACCGCCGCCCTCATGGCCGAGAGCGGCCGTGGGCTGTGTCTGATCGAGCAGCTCACCGACCACGTGTATGTGCGCAACCAGCCGGGGCACGGGGCCGTGGTCAGCTTCGACAAGATCCTCAAATGGCGGGAGGACGCCCTGCTCAGGGCCGTATGA
- a CDS encoding aminopeptidase P family protein, translating to MAEELTPVTPDTPEIPDAETPETEEAPIKPRKNGLYPGVSDELAENMKSGWADTELHGLEPIAQASHTAARRAALSARFPGERLVIPAGNLKTRSNDTEYAFRASTEYAYLTGDQTQDGVLVLEPKPGQDGHEATVYLLPRSNRENGEFWLDGQGELWVGRRHSLTEAEQLLGIPAKDVRELTAALKEATGRVRNVRGHDAGVEAALTDKVTAETDEELRVYLSEARAVKDEFEIGELQKAVDSTVRGFEDVVRILDKAEATSERYIEGTFFLRARVEGNDIGYGSICAAGPHATTLHWVRNDGDVRRGDLLLLDAGVETHTLYTADVTRTLPIDGHYTDLQRKIYDAVYESQEAGIAAVRPGAKYRDFHDASQRVLAEKLVEWGLLEGPVEKVLELGLQRRWTLHGTGHMLGLDVHDCAAARREAYADGTLEPGMCLTVEPGLYFQADDLTVPAEYRGIGVRIEDDILVTEDGNRNLSAGLPRRSDEVETWMAGLRTS from the coding sequence GTGGCTGAGGAGCTCACCCCGGTAACCCCGGATACGCCGGAAATCCCGGATGCGGAGACCCCTGAGACAGAAGAAGCACCGATCAAGCCGAGGAAGAACGGTCTGTACCCGGGCGTGTCCGATGAGCTCGCAGAGAACATGAAGTCCGGCTGGGCCGATACCGAGCTGCACGGCCTGGAGCCGATCGCGCAGGCGTCCCACACCGCCGCCCGTCGCGCCGCGCTCTCCGCGCGCTTCCCGGGCGAGCGCCTGGTGATCCCCGCGGGCAATCTCAAAACGCGCTCCAACGACACCGAGTACGCCTTCCGCGCCTCCACCGAGTACGCCTATCTCACCGGCGACCAGACGCAGGACGGCGTCCTGGTCCTGGAGCCGAAGCCGGGCCAGGACGGCCACGAAGCGACCGTCTACCTGCTGCCGCGCTCCAACCGGGAGAACGGCGAGTTCTGGCTCGACGGCCAGGGCGAGCTGTGGGTCGGCCGCCGGCACTCGCTGACCGAGGCCGAGCAGTTGCTGGGCATCCCCGCCAAGGACGTCCGGGAGCTGACCGCCGCGCTGAAGGAGGCCACGGGCCGGGTCCGTAACGTACGGGGCCACGACGCCGGCGTCGAAGCCGCGCTGACCGACAAGGTCACCGCCGAGACCGACGAGGAGCTGCGCGTATACCTCTCCGAGGCGCGCGCGGTGAAGGACGAGTTCGAGATCGGCGAACTCCAGAAGGCCGTCGACTCGACCGTCCGGGGCTTCGAGGACGTCGTACGGATCCTCGACAAGGCGGAGGCGACCAGCGAGCGCTACATCGAGGGCACGTTCTTCCTGCGCGCCCGCGTCGAGGGCAATGACATCGGGTACGGCTCGATCTGCGCGGCGGGACCGCACGCCACCACCCTGCACTGGGTACGCAACGACGGCGACGTGCGCCGGGGCGACCTGCTGCTGCTCGACGCCGGCGTGGAGACGCACACCCTCTACACCGCCGACGTCACGCGCACGCTGCCGATCGACGGCCACTACACCGACCTCCAGCGGAAGATCTACGACGCGGTGTACGAGTCGCAGGAGGCCGGCATCGCTGCGGTGCGGCCCGGCGCGAAGTACCGCGACTTCCACGACGCCTCGCAGCGCGTGCTCGCCGAGAAGCTCGTCGAGTGGGGCCTGCTGGAGGGCCCGGTCGAGAAGGTGCTGGAGCTGGGGCTCCAGCGCCGCTGGACGCTGCACGGCACGGGCCACATGCTCGGCCTTGACGTCCACGACTGCGCGGCGGCCCGCCGGGAGGCGTACGCGGACGGGACGCTGGAGCCCGGGATGTGCCTGACGGTCGAGCCGGGGCTGTACTTCCAGGCCGACGATCTGACCGTACCGGCGGAGTACCGGGGGATCGGCGTCCGGATCGAGGACGACATCCTCGTCACGGAGGACGGCAACCGGAATCTGTCGGCCGGGCTGCCGCGGCGGTCGGACGAGGTCGAGACGTGGATGGCGGGCCTGCGGACCAGCTGA
- a CDS encoding PP2C family protein-serine/threonine phosphatase codes for MPKVAGIDALVPAPAHTDPPLDDLPVAPVAFIQDRLAGWVSDLTTLHELTERLAGIRSLDAVLHELLRAGAALVGAGRGLVVLEPADGLGPVTTLGLGLSHADLGQLETVPRHVTSYGALFAGAHRYAECTECTGVNGHAATTGYPGTAGRPEPGGVPEPVCVPDLLALPDLDPREREVAARLGYGASYAVPLTGMAETAASAATQETEAGTEEGTEEEAAGTGTGSTGDTGSTGSTGSRGSVGAAGAVGATADTAAGTGPGRAAATPPPEQLGAVIWLYDEPAEPTERQRHLVSLYTRYAGEQLARMVELHRARTRMTALAEELLPSLLPRVPGVQLAARHRTGPLGGGDWYDALPLPEGALSLAVGSVSGSGPGAVAASGRLRACLRAYAVMEGEDPVAVLSDLELLLRLTEPARTATALFAYAEPDRRRIVLAGAGHAPPLIVGDRRTEFVETSLSAPLTVLSCWQAPSVVVSPAPGETVLLYTDGLLRRTGEPMDRAFARLHAAAASVPAAARRDPGAIADHVLRGLLPEPAQGAGRRGDDCGDDIVLLAARFD; via the coding sequence ATGCCGAAAGTGGCTGGAATCGATGCCCTGGTACCCGCTCCCGCCCACACTGATCCGCCGCTCGACGACCTGCCCGTCGCTCCCGTCGCGTTCATCCAGGACCGGCTGGCCGGCTGGGTCTCCGATCTCACCACCCTCCATGAGCTCACCGAGCGGCTGGCCGGAATCCGCTCCCTGGACGCGGTACTCCATGAACTTCTGCGGGCCGGCGCGGCCCTGGTGGGGGCGGGCCGGGGGCTGGTCGTACTCGAACCGGCCGACGGGCTGGGCCCTGTCACCACGCTCGGCCTCGGTCTCTCGCACGCCGATCTCGGCCAGCTGGAGACCGTGCCGCGCCACGTCACCTCGTACGGCGCGCTGTTCGCCGGGGCCCATCGGTACGCCGAGTGCACCGAGTGCACCGGGGTCAACGGGCACGCGGCGACCACCGGGTACCCCGGCACCGCCGGACGGCCGGAACCCGGCGGCGTCCCCGAACCGGTGTGCGTCCCCGATCTGCTCGCCCTGCCCGACCTGGACCCGCGCGAACGCGAGGTCGCGGCCCGGCTCGGCTACGGCGCCAGTTACGCCGTACCGCTGACCGGCATGGCCGAGACCGCGGCCTCGGCGGCGACGCAGGAGACAGAGGCGGGAACAGAGGAGGGAACAGAGGAAGAGGCAGCGGGGACAGGTACGGGAAGCACGGGAGACACGGGCAGTACGGGCAGTACGGGCAGCAGAGGCAGCGTCGGAGCCGCTGGAGCCGTCGGAGCCACCGCGGACACGGCCGCCGGTACGGGCCCGGGAAGAGCTGCGGCCACCCCGCCCCCCGAACAACTCGGCGCCGTCATCTGGCTGTACGACGAACCCGCCGAGCCGACCGAACGGCAGCGCCATCTCGTCAGCCTCTACACCCGGTACGCGGGCGAGCAGCTCGCCCGGATGGTGGAGCTGCACCGGGCCCGTACGCGGATGACCGCCCTCGCCGAGGAGCTGCTGCCCAGCCTGCTGCCCCGGGTGCCCGGCGTACAGCTCGCCGCGCGCCACCGCACGGGTCCGCTCGGCGGCGGCGACTGGTACGACGCGCTGCCGCTGCCCGAGGGCGCCCTGAGCCTGGCGGTCGGCTCGGTGAGCGGCTCCGGGCCCGGCGCGGTGGCCGCCTCGGGGCGGCTGCGCGCCTGTCTGCGGGCGTACGCCGTGATGGAGGGCGAGGACCCCGTCGCCGTACTCTCCGATCTGGAGCTGCTGCTGCGGCTGACCGAACCGGCCCGTACCGCCACCGCGCTCTTCGCGTACGCGGAGCCGGACCGGCGCCGCATCGTGCTGGCCGGGGCGGGGCACGCGCCGCCGTTGATCGTCGGGGACCGGCGCACCGAGTTCGTCGAGACGTCCCTGTCCGCGCCGCTCACCGTGCTCAGCTGCTGGCAGGCGCCGAGCGTGGTGGTGTCGCCCGCACCGGGCGAGACGGTGCTGCTCTATACGGACGGACTGCTGCGGCGCACCGGCGAGCCCATGGACCGCGCCTTCGCCCGGCTGCACGCGGCGGCGGCGAGCGTGCCCGCCGCCGCCAGGCGGGATCCGGGGGCCATCGCCGACCACGTACTGCGCGGGCTGCTGCCGGAGCCGGCGCAGGGAGCCGGCCGCCGTGGGGACGACTGCGGAGACGACATCGTGCTGCTGGCCGCCCGCTTCGACTGA
- a CDS encoding bifunctional DNA primase/polymerase, with amino-acid sequence MREIPGRRRRLWFRRNGRRPGQLEAALTCATAWNWPVLPGAGLKTAGGRGTRGQGCSCPDPECVVPGAHPFDPGLLAATTDARMVRWWWNNRPTAPIVLATGGSAPCAVSLPAVAGARALVELDRMGMRLGPVVATPTRWSLLVAPYTLEQLGELLYSKDWVPSSLRFHGEGGYHVLPPSEAAGGQVRWERAPLKDSAAPWLPDVEAVVDALVEASTGAPDGGSRLAY; translated from the coding sequence ATGCGCGAGATCCCCGGAAGGCGACGCAGGCTCTGGTTCCGGCGCAACGGACGGCGGCCTGGCCAGCTCGAAGCGGCGCTCACCTGCGCCACCGCGTGGAACTGGCCCGTACTCCCGGGCGCCGGGCTCAAGACGGCCGGCGGGCGCGGAACACGTGGGCAGGGCTGTTCCTGTCCGGACCCGGAATGCGTCGTACCCGGCGCGCACCCCTTCGACCCGGGGCTGCTCGCGGCGACCACCGACGCGCGCATGGTGCGCTGGTGGTGGAACAACCGTCCCACCGCGCCCATCGTCCTGGCCACCGGCGGTAGCGCCCCCTGCGCGGTGAGCCTGCCGGCCGTCGCGGGTGCTCGCGCGCTGGTGGAGCTGGACCGGATGGGGATGCGGCTCGGGCCGGTCGTGGCGACGCCCACGCGCTGGTCGCTGCTGGTCGCTCCGTACACCCTCGAACAGCTCGGCGAGCTGCTCTACAGCAAGGACTGGGTGCCCAGTTCGCTCAGGTTCCACGGCGAGGGCGGCTATCACGTACTGCCGCCGTCCGAGGCCGCGGGCGGGCAGGTGCGCTGGGAGCGGGCTCCGCTGAAGGACTCCGCGGCGCCCTGGCTGCCGGATGTCGAGGCCGTCGTCGACGCGCTGGTCGAGGCGAGCACCGGAGCGCCGGACGGGGGCAGCAGGCTCGCGTACTGA